Proteins encoded in a region of the Bacteroidota bacterium genome:
- the ftsZ gene encoding cell division protein FtsZ: protein MNQNNISFDLPKNRSNVIKVIGVGGGGSNAVNYMYNQGFNGVDFVVCNTDSQALQNSPVPNKIQLGVTLTEGLGAGADPEIGGQSAQESLEEIEAMFNTNTRMVFLTAGMGGGTGTGAAPVIAKLASKLGILTVGIVTIPFQFEGQKRLAQAQAGVEELRGYVDSLIVINNGKLREIYGNLGFKAGFSKADEVLATAAKGISQVITNHYGMNIDLRDAKTVLAKSGTAIMGSAEASGDNRAIDAITKALDSPLLNDNKITGAKKVLLLIVSGELEITLDEIGEINDYIQIESGGSSDIIMGVGDDASLGDSISVTVVATGFSTEQQDTHIEKEPSKTVHKLIEDVKPKRKAVPPPKAPVVHEKKEEIQEVVENKKVIHLLEEEVEEKPVVKPVVNEAPKTIEHEVKVERQEITPPVEESVLIEENIIEETPVQIEDKQIQSDIQEQSIESSTDENQQNSIMDIADEEIVINTIVSDVNISEEVVGDSQTTIEFDFEPMDSDEEIETEVIEDDYEEEVIEEVFEKKVVHRLEDFEEEIINDLPYIHSEAVESPDAHEVSDVANVPEVSNVTEVSQSKKAEVFSDGSKRYNLDDYAELETRIQRAKPVEEIASVQSSVEKVEVEPEPELKIEIVKKSVEAQVATEQPIKNVEGRTEADELLEESFDPTDVPLSKQDEIRKQRQERLRRFNHRFKATNPTAIDDLEKQPAYIRAGLDVTSSSNQNNNSRYSLRNSDDDNVIRSNNSFLHDNVD from the coding sequence ATGAATCAAAACAACATTTCCTTTGATCTGCCTAAAAATAGATCCAACGTGATTAAGGTTATTGGCGTTGGTGGTGGCGGTAGTAATGCGGTTAATTACATGTATAACCAAGGGTTTAACGGTGTGGATTTTGTAGTTTGTAATACAGATTCACAAGCCTTGCAAAATAGTCCGGTTCCTAATAAAATTCAATTAGGTGTGACTCTTACTGAGGGGTTAGGTGCAGGTGCCGATCCTGAAATTGGAGGACAATCTGCTCAGGAGAGTCTGGAGGAAATAGAGGCTATGTTCAATACGAACACGAGAATGGTTTTTCTTACTGCCGGAATGGGTGGAGGTACAGGTACGGGAGCTGCTCCTGTTATAGCTAAACTTGCTTCAAAATTGGGAATTCTTACTGTGGGGATCGTAACTATTCCTTTCCAGTTCGAGGGACAGAAAAGGCTGGCTCAGGCTCAGGCAGGTGTTGAAGAGTTACGTGGTTATGTGGACTCCCTTATTGTCATTAATAATGGTAAGCTAAGGGAAATATATGGAAATTTAGGCTTTAAAGCCGGTTTCTCTAAGGCTGATGAAGTTTTGGCTACTGCAGCCAAGGGTATTTCGCAGGTAATTACCAATCACTATGGTATGAACATTGACTTGCGTGATGCCAAAACTGTATTGGCAAAAAGTGGAACTGCCATAATGGGGTCGGCAGAAGCATCTGGAGATAATAGAGCTATTGATGCAATTACTAAAGCACTGGATTCACCACTATTGAATGACAATAAAATTACCGGGGCAAAAAAAGTATTACTTCTTATAGTTTCGGGAGAATTAGAAATTACTTTGGACGAAATAGGAGAAATCAATGATTATATTCAAATTGAATCCGGGGGAAGTTCTGATATAATTATGGGTGTGGGAGATGATGCCTCATTAGGAGACAGTATCAGTGTGACAGTTGTTGCCACAGGTTTTTCTACTGAGCAACAGGATACCCATATAGAGAAGGAACCTTCGAAAACGGTTCATAAACTGATCGAAGATGTCAAGCCTAAAAGAAAGGCTGTTCCGCCTCCAAAAGCTCCCGTAGTTCACGAGAAAAAAGAGGAGATTCAAGAGGTTGTTGAAAATAAGAAGGTTATTCATCTGTTAGAAGAGGAAGTTGAGGAAAAGCCTGTTGTAAAACCTGTAGTAAATGAGGCTCCAAAAACGATTGAGCATGAGGTGAAAGTAGAAAGACAAGAAATTACACCACCTGTTGAGGAATCGGTTTTAATAGAGGAAAATATTATTGAAGAAACTCCTGTACAAATTGAAGACAAACAGATTCAGTCTGACATACAAGAGCAAAGTATAGAGTCGTCGACAGACGAAAATCAGCAAAATAGTATAATGGATATTGCTGATGAGGAAATTGTAATTAATACGATTGTTTCTGATGTAAATATTTCGGAAGAAGTAGTTGGTGACTCTCAAACAACTATTGAGTTTGATTTCGAACCGATGGATAGTGATGAGGAGATAGAAACAGAAGTGATTGAAGATGATTATGAAGAAGAAGTAATTGAAGAAGTCTTCGAGAAAAAGGTAGTTCACAGACTTGAAGATTTTGAAGAGGAAATAATCAATGATCTGCCTTATATCCATTCAGAAGCTGTTGAATCTCCTGATGCCCATGAAGTGTCAGATGTTGCTAATGTACCTGAAGTTTCAAATGTTACTGAAGTTTCTCAGTCAAAAAAAGCAGAGGTGTTTTCTGATGGGTCAAAACGTTATAATTTAGACGATTATGCAGAGCTTGAAACCAGAATACAAAGAGCAAAGCCGGTTGAAGAAATCGCAAGTGTACAAAGCTCTGTAGAAAAAGTTGAGGTGGAGCCTGAACCTGAATTAAAAATTGAAATTGTTAAGAAATCGGTAGAAGCTCAGGTTGCAACGGAACAACCAATTAAGAATGTTGAAGGAAGAACAGAAGCAGATGAATTGCTAGAAGAGTCGTTCGATCCAACTGATGTTCCTCTTTCGAAACAGGATGAAATCAGGAAACAAAGACAGGAAAGATTAAGAAGGTTTAATCATCGTTTTAAAGCTACAAATCCAACAGCGATCGATGATTTAGAAAAGCAGCCGGCATATATTAGAGCCGGATTAGATGTTACGTCTTCATCGAATCAGAATAATAATTCACGTTATTCCCTAAGGAATAGTGATGATGATAATGTAATAAGATCAAATAATTCATTTTTACACGATAACGTTGACTAA
- the murC gene encoding UDP-N-acetylmuramate--L-alanine ligase — translation MELNKIHKVYFIGIGGIGMSALARYFAEKGIAVYGYDKTPGKITDCLIGLGISITFTDDVREVSGEVREDKSTLVVYTPAIPGDNKILKYFESESYKILKRSEVLGLITKSTYCLAVAGTHGKTTTSALLGHVMNECGTGASAFIGGHVNQYDSNVIFGENNISVVEADEYDRSFMHLSPNIACITSMDADHLDVYGKAEELEHAFKDFTGLLADDGKLICRKGLDIDGALTYSIEEESDYLAKNVRVENGKFLFDLVNNRDEEFLNVVSNLPGRKNIENTLAAYAMAEQFGLDGEDIVKAIKSFEGIYRRFNVFDYRGKIIVDDYAHHPSEVESALETARELFLGKKIMVVFQPHLFSRTKDFMEEFADILSKFDSIRLLDIYPARELPIEGVSSKVLLEEINNINKKLISKDEIANEILSADQDVVMMLGAGDISIEIEKLKK, via the coding sequence ATGGAGTTAAACAAAATACATAAGGTTTATTTTATAGGTATCGGTGGAATCGGTATGAGTGCTTTGGCAAGGTATTTTGCTGAAAAAGGCATTGCGGTTTACGGTTACGATAAAACTCCGGGTAAGATAACAGATTGTTTGATCGGATTGGGTATTTCAATTACGTTTACTGATGATGTAAGGGAAGTATCAGGAGAGGTTAGGGAAGATAAATCTACATTGGTTGTTTATACTCCTGCAATACCGGGAGATAATAAAATATTAAAGTATTTTGAATCTGAATCGTATAAAATACTAAAGAGATCTGAAGTACTGGGTTTAATTACGAAGTCTACTTATTGTTTGGCTGTTGCAGGAACACATGGAAAAACAACTACATCGGCCTTGTTGGGACATGTAATGAATGAATGCGGTACCGGCGCAAGTGCTTTTATAGGAGGACATGTTAATCAATACGATTCAAATGTAATATTTGGAGAGAATAATATTTCGGTTGTTGAAGCTGATGAATACGACAGAAGCTTTATGCATTTGAGTCCAAATATTGCCTGTATTACATCTATGGATGCAGATCATCTGGATGTTTATGGAAAGGCAGAGGAGCTTGAACATGCATTTAAGGATTTTACCGGGCTTTTGGCTGATGATGGTAAACTTATCTGCAGGAAAGGTTTGGATATAGATGGAGCTCTAACATATTCGATAGAAGAAGAAAGTGATTATTTAGCTAAGAATGTCAGAGTAGAGAATGGTAAATTCTTATTTGATTTGGTAAATAATAGAGATGAAGAGTTCTTAAACGTTGTAAGTAACTTACCCGGGAGGAAGAATATAGAGAACACACTGGCTGCTTATGCGATGGCAGAACAGTTTGGACTGGACGGTGAGGATATTGTAAAGGCTATTAAAAGTTTTGAGGGTATTTATCGCAGGTTCAATGTTTTTGATTACCGGGGGAAAATAATTGTTGATGATTATGCTCATCACCCGTCGGAGGTGGAATCAGCACTGGAAACGGCTAGAGAATTATTCTTGGGCAAAAAGATAATGGTTGTTTTTCAACCGCATTTGTTCAGTAGAACGAAAGACTTTATGGAAGAATTTGCAGATATACTTTCTAAATTCGATTCTATTCGCTTGTTGGATATATATCCTGCTCGTGAATTACCTATAGAGGGCGTATCAAGTAAGGTTCTTTTAGAGGAAATCAATAATATAAATAAAAAATTGATTTCTAAAGATGAAATAGCAAACGAGATATTATCGGCCGATCAGGATGTGGTAATGATGCTGGGTGCCGGTGATATAAGTATTGAAATAGAGAAATTAAAAAAATAA
- the murG gene encoding undecaprenyldiphospho-muramoylpentapeptide beta-N-acetylglucosaminyltransferase — protein sequence MLSGGGTGGHIFPAVSIANELKQRFPESKFLFVGAKDRMEMEKVPQAGYDIEGLWISGIQRKLTIDNLSFPLKLISSLYKSRKLINKFKPDVVIGTGGFASGPLLYVASRKGIPTLIQEQNSYPGITNKVLSKSVDKICVAFEGLERFFPKAKIKLTGNPIRHDLVDIKRSKDEAAKFFGLDKSKKTILVLGGSLGAKAINIQVSKILNWVKENNYQMIWQTGKLYIDDYLPLQDEISYDGIKIQAFLNNMDLAYQMADVIVSRAGAGTISELCVVGKPVIFIPSPNVAEDHQSKNAESLSSKDAAILIPENKMEEMFVAELERILDDEIIENRLAENIKKLALPEASKEIANEVELLLK from the coding sequence ATGTTGAGTGGAGGTGGAACCGGAGGACATATTTTTCCGGCTGTTTCTATCGCGAATGAACTTAAACAAAGGTTCCCTGAATCAAAGTTTTTGTTTGTTGGTGCTAAAGACAGGATGGAAATGGAAAAAGTTCCTCAGGCCGGATATGATATTGAAGGACTTTGGATTTCGGGAATACAACGAAAATTGACAATTGATAATCTTTCGTTTCCGTTAAAACTTATTTCAAGTTTATATAAATCACGGAAACTGATTAATAAGTTCAAGCCCGATGTGGTTATCGGAACAGGTGGTTTTGCAAGCGGTCCATTATTGTATGTAGCATCCCGAAAAGGGATCCCTACATTAATTCAGGAACAAAACTCCTATCCGGGGATTACAAATAAAGTTTTGTCAAAGTCTGTTGATAAGATTTGTGTTGCTTTCGAAGGTTTGGAGAGGTTTTTTCCAAAAGCTAAAATTAAGTTGACAGGAAATCCGATCAGGCATGATTTAGTAGATATTAAAAGATCAAAAGACGAGGCAGCAAAATTCTTCGGACTTGATAAAAGTAAAAAGACAATATTAGTTCTTGGAGGAAGTCTGGGTGCTAAAGCGATAAACATACAGGTATCAAAAATTCTTAACTGGGTTAAGGAAAATAATTACCAGATGATATGGCAAACGGGTAAACTTTATATAGATGATTATTTGCCCTTACAAGATGAGATTTCGTATGACGGTATAAAAATTCAGGCTTTTTTAAATAACATGGATTTAGCTTATCAAATGGCAGATGTTATTGTTTCAAGGGCGGGAGCAGGTACAATATCAGAATTGTGTGTTGTAGGTAAACCGGTGATTTTTATTCCATCACCAAATGTGGCGGAGGATCATCAGTCGAAGAATGCCGAATCACTTTCATCGAAAGATGCTGCAATACTTATTCCTGAAAATAAAATGGAAGAGATGTTTGTTGCGGAGCTTGAAAGAATATTGGACGATGAAATTATTGAAAACCGACTGGCAGAGAATATAAAAAAGTTAGCATTGCCGGAAGCTTCTAAAGAAATTGCGAACGAAGTAGAATTGTTGTTAAAATAA
- a CDS encoding HAMP domain-containing sensor histidine kinase codes for MSEFFSQWVNYYILLALIITLGVVYSYWRRREKLLQKHGELIKELQLKERKLNELNILQEDKNLRLEASQEKLEKVNFTNNKLLSIMAHDVKGPLKFMVNLASLMKSNYEILSKDERQENLEIISTTGNKVFDLVQNMLQWTKMQSESIKMKKDPVHLKSLVQEKIELFNSGAKAKDIDLINDLSEDIYIWGDVNMLGLVFQNLISNSIKFTRSKGSVRIYTTYSLEEVVEIAVEDTGIGMSVLDVERLLDRNVHHTTSGTSEEPGSGLGMMVAQEMIARHDSRIFVESAIGKGSKFTFVLQLIN; via the coding sequence ATGAGCGAGTTTTTTTCCCAGTGGGTTAATTATTACATCCTTTTAGCATTAATAATAACACTTGGTGTTGTATACAGTTATTGGAGAAGACGTGAAAAACTACTCCAAAAACACGGTGAATTAATTAAGGAGCTACAGCTAAAAGAACGTAAGCTTAACGAACTTAATATTCTTCAGGAAGACAAGAACCTCAGATTAGAAGCTTCGCAGGAAAAACTTGAGAAAGTAAACTTCACCAATAATAAATTATTGAGCATAATGGCCCATGATGTTAAAGGGCCCCTGAAGTTTATGGTGAATCTTGCCTCTTTAATGAAAAGCAATTACGAAATTTTATCAAAAGATGAACGTCAGGAAAATCTCGAAATAATTTCCACTACAGGCAATAAGGTATTTGATCTGGTACAAAACATGCTCCAATGGACTAAAATGCAGTCAGAGAGCATTAAAATGAAAAAGGACCCTGTACATCTCAAGAGCCTGGTTCAGGAAAAAATAGAATTATTCAATTCAGGAGCAAAGGCTAAGGATATCGATTTGATAAATGATTTATCAGAGGATATATATATATGGGGTGATGTAAATATGCTTGGTTTAGTGTTTCAAAACCTCATATCTAACTCAATAAAATTTACCCGCTCAAAAGGATCAGTGCGAATATACACAACTTATTCTCTTGAAGAAGTAGTAGAAATAGCGGTTGAAGACACAGGAATTGGTATGTCGGTATTGGATGTAGAAAGATTGTTAGACAGGAATGTACACCATACAACTTCAGGCACTTCCGAAGAACCAGGTTCAGGCTTGGGAATGATGGTAGCGCAAGAAATGATTGCCCGTCATGATAGTAGAATTTTTGTTGAAAGTGCTATTGGCAAGGGCAGTAAATTTACTTTTGTACTGCAACTGATCAACTAA
- a CDS encoding hydroxymethylglutaryl-CoA lyase: MNNEKVKIIECPRDAMQGIHDFIPTQNKARYINTLLKVGYHTIDFGSFVSPKAIPQMRDTAEVLKLLNLDQSESKLLAIAANYRGAEDACAFDEISYIGFPFSVSETFQMRNTNKTIEQSLNSVENIKNLVSKSNKELVVYLSMAFGNPYGEPWNIDLVAKWAEKIADLGVTTIALSDTIGVSQKESIQYLFSNLIPAFPEVEFGAHLHSRKETWREKVMASFEAGCRRFDSAIKGLGGCPMAKDDLIGNLPTEKLLSYMTEKRVQTNLNPLMFESAYNAALNIFV, encoded by the coding sequence ATGAACAACGAAAAGGTAAAAATTATAGAATGCCCTCGTGATGCAATGCAAGGGATTCACGATTTTATTCCCACCCAAAATAAGGCACGCTATATAAACACCTTACTAAAAGTCGGTTATCATACAATTGATTTCGGAAGCTTTGTTTCTCCAAAAGCTATCCCGCAAATGCGAGATACTGCCGAGGTTTTAAAACTGTTGAATCTGGATCAAAGTGAAAGTAAACTTTTGGCTATAGCTGCTAACTACAGAGGTGCGGAAGATGCATGTGCCTTCGATGAAATTTCTTATATAGGATTCCCTTTCTCTGTTTCAGAGACCTTTCAAATGAGAAATACCAATAAAACAATTGAACAGTCTTTGAATTCTGTTGAGAATATAAAGAACTTAGTAAGTAAATCGAATAAAGAATTAGTAGTTTATTTGTCAATGGCTTTTGGCAATCCATATGGAGAACCGTGGAATATAGACTTAGTTGCAAAATGGGCTGAAAAAATTGCTGATTTAGGGGTCACAACTATAGCTCTTTCCGATACAATAGGAGTCTCGCAAAAAGAATCTATCCAATATTTATTCTCTAACCTGATTCCTGCTTTCCCGGAAGTAGAATTTGGAGCTCACCTCCATTCCAGAAAAGAAACCTGGCGCGAAAAGGTAATGGCTTCATTTGAGGCAGGATGCAGAAGATTTGACTCGGCAATAAAAGGTCTTGGAGGCTGCCCGATGGCTAAAGACGATCTGATAGGAAACCTGCCAACCGAAAAGCTTTTGTCGTATATGACTGAAAAAAGAGTTCAAACAAATTTAAACCCCTTAATGTTTGAATCTGCATATAACGCTGCTCTAAATATATTTGTATAG
- a CDS encoding response regulator transcription factor, with amino-acid sequence MINLLIADDHAVVRKGLRLLFKQIPDMNIVDEAIDGEDALNKLRAQHIDIVLLDIDMPKMNGITAIRHIKKDIPHTKILILSMHPEKVYAISALKAGASGFVSKEADTETIISAIRKISEGGIYISNELAQKLAFDENAHRPSRLYKKLSTREIEVLKLLSAGKRNKEIAEELTINEKTVSTYKARLLKKLDVTNMVELINHARNLDLY; translated from the coding sequence ATGATAAATTTATTAATCGCTGACGATCATGCTGTAGTCCGAAAAGGTCTACGGTTATTATTTAAACAAATCCCTGACATGAATATTGTTGATGAGGCAATAGACGGGGAAGATGCATTAAACAAGCTAAGAGCACAACATATCGATATTGTGTTGTTGGATATTGATATGCCAAAAATGAACGGGATTACCGCAATTAGACATATCAAGAAAGATATTCCACATACTAAAATATTAATTTTAAGTATGCATCCGGAAAAGGTATACGCTATTAGTGCATTAAAGGCGGGAGCTTCAGGATTTGTATCAAAAGAAGCAGATACGGAAACAATAATTTCGGCTATAAGAAAGATAAGCGAAGGTGGGATTTATATCAGTAATGAATTAGCTCAAAAATTAGCTTTTGACGAAAATGCCCACAGACCATCACGTTTGTATAAAAAACTTTCTACAAGAGAAATTGAAGTATTGAAACTTCTTTCTGCGGGAAAAAGGAATAAAGAGATTGCTGAAGAACTAACTATTAATGAAAAAACCGTTAGTACATATAAAGCAAGATTGCTGAAGAAGCTTGATGTAACAAATATGGTTGAGTTAATTAATCACGCCAGAAATTTAGATCTATATTAA
- a CDS encoding GatB/YqeY domain-containing protein — protein MSLQSKVMAEMKSAMKSKDKVALEALRAVKAAILMAQTESGAKEELDENQEMKLLQKLVKQRKDSAQLYKEQGREDLAEPELAQVAVIEKFLPAQLSEDELKVIIGRIIEELGATSPKDMGKVMGAANKKLAGKAEGRMISTVVKDILGAI, from the coding sequence ATGAGTTTACAAAGCAAAGTTATGGCTGAAATGAAATCAGCTATGAAATCAAAAGATAAAGTTGCTTTAGAAGCATTAAGAGCTGTTAAGGCTGCTATTTTAATGGCACAGACTGAATCTGGCGCTAAAGAAGAATTGGATGAAAATCAGGAAATGAAGCTTCTTCAAAAACTGGTTAAACAACGCAAGGATTCTGCACAATTGTACAAAGAGCAGGGAAGAGAGGATTTAGCCGAGCCTGAATTAGCTCAGGTAGCTGTAATCGAAAAGTTCTTGCCGGCTCAATTGTCAGAAGATGAGTTGAAAGTTATAATAGGGAGAATTATAGAAGAGCTTGGCGCTACTTCGCCTAAAGATATGGGTAAAGTAATGGGGGCAGCCAATAAGAAATTAGCCGGTAAAGCCGAAGGTAGAATGATATCTACGGTGGTTAAAGATATTTTGGGAGCTATATAG
- a CDS encoding FtsW/RodA/SpoVE family cell cycle protein: MQSLKGDKKVWGIVFFMMIASLVVVYSAISNLAWRGSGSGHVLSMTFKHGLHLVIAIVIMYFVHKKPYKYFSSIAVLLLPVVVLMLIFTLFQGKEIDGANASRWIQVPFIGMSIQPSSVATVILYTYVARYLSRIQDKKVTFKEAALPLWLPILAVVLPILPANFSTAALLVLNLGVILIIGRYPLKHLVLMFSVGAIILTLFIGMAMKFPDAFPNRAHTWVSRIESFMSDDEKEEQYQVESAKIAIAMGGVLGQGPGKSIQKNHLPQSSSDFIFAIVIEEFGILGAFSLMFLYFALLFRVMVISRKAPTIFGSLLVLALGIPIVLQALVNMAVAVGLFPVTGQPLPLISSGGTSIWMIAAAIGMIISVSRETQELENQEETDDLENIDKELISQEVEEVI, encoded by the coding sequence ATGCAAAGTTTAAAAGGAGATAAAAAAGTATGGGGCATTGTATTCTTTATGATGATTGCCTCACTTGTTGTTGTATACAGCGCAATAAGTAACTTAGCATGGCGTGGCTCTGGTTCGGGGCATGTTTTATCTATGACTTTTAAACATGGCTTACACTTAGTAATAGCTATAGTGATAATGTATTTTGTACATAAGAAACCTTATAAATATTTTTCCTCAATTGCAGTTTTATTATTACCTGTTGTAGTGTTGATGTTGATATTTACTCTGTTTCAGGGAAAAGAAATAGACGGTGCTAATGCGAGCAGGTGGATTCAGGTTCCTTTTATAGGGATGAGTATTCAACCATCTTCAGTGGCAACAGTAATATTATACACTTATGTTGCCAGGTACTTGTCCAGAATACAGGATAAGAAGGTTACTTTTAAGGAAGCAGCTTTGCCATTGTGGTTACCTATACTGGCTGTTGTTTTGCCAATTTTGCCTGCAAACTTTTCAACAGCAGCACTATTGGTGCTTAATTTGGGGGTAATATTAATAATTGGAAGGTATCCGTTAAAACATCTGGTTTTGATGTTTAGCGTTGGAGCAATAATACTAACACTCTTTATTGGGATGGCGATGAAGTTTCCGGATGCATTTCCAAACCGTGCTCATACATGGGTTAGCCGTATAGAATCTTTTATGTCGGATGATGAAAAAGAAGAGCAATATCAGGTAGAGTCAGCAAAGATTGCTATTGCAATGGGTGGTGTATTGGGGCAGGGTCCTGGCAAAAGTATTCAGAAGAATCATTTACCACAGTCGTCGTCTGATTTTATTTTCGCAATAGTAATCGAGGAATTTGGCATTTTAGGAGCTTTTTCTTTGATGTTCTTATATTTCGCTCTATTGTTTCGGGTGATGGTTATTTCGAGAAAAGCACCAACGATTTTTGGGTCTTTATTAGTTCTGGCATTAGGAATTCCGATTGTATTGCAGGCATTAGTAAATATGGCTGTAGCAGTGGGGTTATTCCCGGTAACCGGACAGCCTTTACCTTTAATTAGTAGTGGAGGTACTTCAATATGGATGATTGCTGCAGCAATAGGAATGATAATTAGCGTTAGTAGAGAAACCCAGGAGTTGGAAAATCAGGAAGAGACAGATGATTTAGAAAATATAGATAAAGAATTAATTAGTCAGGAAGTTGAAGAAGTTATATAA
- a CDS encoding rhomboid family intramembrane serine protease: MNFKIRYNSPVILSFSIIAVLLFFTNTILGGTLNSILVLYPDFNSGSLTDYISTLTYTLGHANIQHLFGNLSLMLILGPIIEEKYGSTLLISMMILTALFTAIMQIFFFNSGLLGASGIVFMLIILASFANSSGHGIPLTFILVLIFYLGNEIIGSFENNNISHFSHIMGGIFGSVFGFALKKQ; this comes from the coding sequence ATGAATTTCAAAATAAGATATAACTCACCTGTAATTCTTAGCTTTTCGATAATTGCTGTTTTGTTATTTTTTACAAATACTATTTTAGGCGGTACTTTAAACTCTATTCTGGTTTTATACCCCGATTTTAACTCAGGTAGCTTGACCGACTACATTTCCACGTTAACATATACATTGGGACATGCAAATATTCAACATTTGTTTGGAAATCTATCCTTAATGCTAATATTAGGCCCCATAATTGAAGAAAAATACGGCAGCACATTATTGATTTCCATGATGATACTTACCGCACTGTTTACAGCGATTATGCAAATCTTCTTCTTTAATTCAGGCCTTTTGGGTGCAAGTGGAATAGTTTTCATGTTGATAATACTCGCATCATTTGCAAATTCAAGTGGCCATGGGATACCACTCACATTCATTTTGGTACTGATATTCTACCTGGGCAATGAAATTATAGGGAGTTTTGAAAACAACAACATCTCGCATTTCTCTCATATTATGGGAGGCATTTTTGGAAGTGTTTTTGGTTTTGCATTAAAGAAACAATAG
- the ftsA gene encoding cell division protein FtsA, producing the protein MENSDIAVGLDIGTTKIVSIIGRRNEHGKVEVLGVGKAKSLGVHRGVVSNIMKTIESIQMAIEEAEASSGQQITKVVVGIAGQHIRSLQHTDYIDRDDHEEVITEFDIDNLINQVYKLVMLPGEEIIHVLPQEFKIDGQNEIREPIGMSGRRIESNFHVVVGNVSSIRNIGRCVINSGLEIDDITLEPIASADSVLSDEEKEAGVALIDIGGGTTDLAIFKDGIIRHSAVIPFGGNVITDDIKEGCSIIEKQAELLKVKFGSAWPGENSENEIVSIPGLRGREPKEVTMKNLSKIIHARVVEIVDQVYLEIKNYGHDEPKKKLIAGIVLTGGGAELKHIRQMVEYITGMDARIGYPNEHLASGSDSRLTSPMFATSVGLLIKGLDKLEVDKKSEQIVEEEEKPVEEKSEILGEKDKIEKEIKEDGEEKKQVKKAKPKERKFVWDSFVKKLRDFLENE; encoded by the coding sequence ATGGAAAACTCTGACATTGCTGTAGGTCTGGATATTGGTACAACAAAGATTGTGTCAATTATTGGACGTAGAAACGAGCATGGAAAGGTGGAAGTTTTGGGAGTAGGAAAGGCCAAAAGTTTAGGTGTTCATCGTGGTGTTGTTAGTAACATCATGAAAACAATCGAATCTATTCAAATGGCTATTGAAGAGGCAGAAGCTAGCTCAGGACAACAAATAACCAAGGTAGTGGTAGGTATCGCGGGTCAACATATCAGAAGCTTACAGCATACTGATTATATTGACAGAGATGACCATGAAGAGGTTATTACTGAGTTTGATATTGATAACCTAATAAATCAGGTATATAAATTAGTAATGCTTCCGGGTGAAGAGATTATCCATGTGTTGCCACAGGAGTTCAAAATAGATGGACAGAACGAAATCAGAGAGCCCATCGGAATGTCGGGACGAAGAATTGAATCTAATTTTCATGTTGTAGTAGGAAATGTTTCGTCAATCAGGAATATTGGAAGATGTGTGATCAATAGCGGTTTGGAAATTGATGATATCACTCTTGAGCCTATTGCATCTGCCGATTCAGTTTTGAGCGATGAAGAGAAAGAGGCAGGAGTAGCTTTGATAGATATAGGAGGGGGAACAACAGATTTAGCAATTTTTAAAGACGGAATCATTCGTCACTCTGCCGTAATACCATTTGGTGGAAATGTTATTACAGATGATATTAAAGAAGGTTGTTCTATTATAGAGAAGCAGGCAGAGTTATTGAAAGTTAAGTTCGGTTCTGCATGGCCCGGTGAAAATAGCGAAAATGAGATTGTTTCAATACCCGGTTTAAGAGGTCGTGAGCCAAAAGAGGTGACAATGAAAAATCTCTCTAAAATTATTCATGCCAGGGTTGTTGAAATAGTAGACCAGGTTTATCTGGAGATAAAAAATTATGGGCATGATGAGCCCAAGAAAAAGCTTATAGCTGGAATTGTGTTAACCGGTGGAGGGGCTGAATTGAAGCATATCCGACAAATGGTTGAATATATTACAGGGATGGATGCGAGAATTGGTTATCCAAATGAGCATCTCGCAAGTGGATCAGATTCAAGGCTTACGTCGCCAATGTTTGCGACATCTGTAGGTCTGCTGATAAAAGGACTTGATAAATTGGAAGTTGATAAAAAGTCAGAGCAAATTGTAGAGGAGGAGGAGAAACCGGTTGAAGAGAAATCTGAAATTCTCGGTGAGAAAGATAAAATAGAAAAAGAGATTAAGGAGGATGGTGAAGAGAAGAAGCAAGTAAAGAAGGCAAAGCCTAAAGAAAGAAAGTTTGTTTGGGATTCTTTTGTAAAGAAACTCAGGGATTTTCTCGAAAATGAATAA